Within the Gracilinema caldarium DSM 7334 genome, the region TTATATCATTTCACCCGAAATTGTTTCCGCCGCCAGTTCTGCAGGATACAAAACAATAGGTCGTGATCTTGATCCCTTTGATTGGGTTGGCAAATCGGATATGCGCAGAAGCTATGTACCTTATCTTACCGCTTCGGACATTGTCGATCAGATTATGCAAAAGAAACGGCCCGGTTCTATCATCCCCATACGGATTGGAGCAAATGAAAACACTCGAACAGATTACCTGTTCAACCGATTAGATGTGCTCCTCGATGCCTTGTTACGAGCTGGATATGAAATTGTACCGGTAAGTACCTTACTAGAACAAGCTAAATAAAAGGATCCCAAGCATACTAGTGCAACATAACAAAAAAAGCCGCCTGAAGAAGGCGGCTTTTTGTTGGGCGCTGAGAGACTCGAACTCCCGACATCCTCGGTGTAAGCGAGGCGCTCTAGCCAACTGAGCTAAGCGCCCGATGGCGAGACCTTACCATACAACGCGAATAAAAGTCAAGGGCCCATGGGATATCAAGATGATTTTTTGTCATGAATATGGGGCTTGTTAGGCTTGAGAAGTCCATGTATGCTAAGCCTGTTATGGATAAATTGATCATAAAGGGTGCCAGGGAGCATAATCTTAAAAATATCGATTTAGAACTACCCCGGGATAAACTTATTGTTATTTCCGGTCTTTCTGGATCCGGTAAAAGTTCATTAGCCTTTGATACCATCTTTGCAGAAGGTCAACGCCGTTATGTTGAAAGTCTCTCTGCCTATGCACGGCAATTTCTTGGTCGCATGGATAAGCCCGATCTTGATTATATTGAAGGACTCTCACCGGCAATTTCGATTGAACAAAAAACGACCCATAGAAATCCCCGTTCTACGGTAGGAACCGTAACAGAGATATACGATTATTATCGGCTGCTCTATGCACGGATTGGTATTCCCCATTGCCCTTCCTGTGGTAGAGAAATAAAGGAACAATCGGTGGACCAAATGGTCGATACTATCATGGCTTTTTCAGAGAGGACACGGGTTCAGATTTTGGCTCCGGTTATCAGAGGTAAAAAAGGTGAGCACCAGAAGATTATAGAGGATGCCCGGAAAGCGGGCTTTGTCCGGGCAAGAATTGATGGACTGTTAGTGAATTTGGAAGATGACATCAAGCTGGATAAACAAAAAAAACACACCATAGAAATTGTGGTTGACCGTCTTGTTATTGGTCCTGAGATTCGGTCCCGTCTTGCTGAATCGGTAGAAACTGCCCTGGATTTGGCAGAGGGAATCATGCAGGTATTACGATCTAACGGACAGGAAGAGGATGAACTCTTTTTTAGCAGGCAAAGTGCCTGCCCTGAGTGTGGTATCTCAATCCCTGAACTGCAACCGCGGTTGTTTTCTTTTAATAATCCCTTCGGAGCCTGTCCTGCCTGTACCGGGCTCGGCATCAAGATGGAATTTGATCCGGATCTGATCATCCCCGATAAAAGCCTTTCTTTTAATGAAGGGGGGTGCATTCCCTATAATCCTGAATCAGCCTGGAACCGAAGCCGTTTTGAAAGTCTCGCCAAACATCTGCATTTCAGTCTGGATACACCTTTTGCTGAACTTCCAAAAAAAGTGATGGATGCCATTCTGTATGGAACCGATGAAGCCATCGACGTAGTTTATGAGAACCGGGAAAGGACCGGTAAATTTGAGTATAAATCCCGCTTTCCTGGGATCCTCGAAGACCTGAAACGTCGTTACCGTGAAAGCCAGAGCCAGGGAATTAAGGACTGGCTTGAAAAATTCATGAGTCAGAAGCCCTGTGAGGTATGTGGTGGCCGCAGGCTAAAACCCGAAGCTCTGGCGGTTACGGTGGGTGGCAGGAATATCCATGAATTAAGCAGTCTGTCGGTAGCAGATTCTTTACAATTTTTTGAAACGATTCATTTTACCGATACAGAACGGACTATTGCAAAACAAATTCTGAAGGAAATAACTGCCCGCCTGGGATTTATGAAAAATGTAGGGCTTGACTACCTTACGCTGGAACGGAAAGCTGCTACCCTTTCGGGAGGTGAAGCTCAACGAATACGGCTTGCCACCCAGATCGGTTCAAGTCTGGTGGGCGTGCTTTATATTCTGGATGAACCATCTATAGGACTGCACCAGCGGGATAACCAGCGGCTTATTGATACACTATTATATCTCAGAGATATAGGTAATACGCTGATTGTTGTTGAACATGATGAACAGACCCTGAGAACCGCCGACTATATCGTTGATCTTGGCCCGGGGGCAGGAGTTCATGGTGGCAGGGTGATTGCCCAGGGAACACCCCAGGAAGTAATGGCTGTCCCTGAAAGTCTTACCGGCCAGTATCTATCTGGGGCCCTCTTTATGGAAATTCCCAAGAAACGGCGAAAAGGGAACGGAAACTATATACGGTTAAAAAATGCCACGGAACATAACCTTAAGGGCATCGATATCAGTATTCCCTTAGGGGCATTTACCTGTATTACCGGTGTATCTGGTTCAGGGAAATCTACCCTTTTATCTGATGTGCTGTTTCCTGCAATTTCCAATCGGGTAAGTAACACAAGCTATCCCGAAGGAGCATATGAAGCAATAGAAGGAGTGGAATATATCGATAAGGTCATCAACATTGACCAGAGCCCTATCGGCAGAACACCCCGTTCGAATCCGGCTACCTATGTGGGAGTATTTTCTGGTATACGGGATCTTTTTGCGAGTTTACCGGAAGCAAAATCTCGGGGTTATAAACCGGGGAGATTTTCCTTTAACGTGAAAGGTGGTCGATGTGAACATTGTCAGGGAGATGGCACCATAAAAATAGAGATGAATTTTCTTCCTGATGTCTATATCACCTGTGATGTCTGCCATGGAAAACGTTTTAATAAAGAAACCCTGGAGGTTCGTTACAAGGGCAAAAATATAGCTGAAGTACTGGATATGACTATAGAAGAAGCGGCTGAGTTTTTTGCCTTTATCCCCCATATAGAGCGTAAACTGGACACCCTGCTCTCTGTAGGGTTGGGGTATATTAAACTTGGGCAGTCTGCACTTACCCTTTCTGGTGGTGAGGCTCAGCGGGTTAAACTTGCTCTTGAGCTTTCAAAGCGTTC harbors:
- the uvrA gene encoding excinuclease ABC subunit UvrA codes for the protein MDKLIIKGAREHNLKNIDLELPRDKLIVISGLSGSGKSSLAFDTIFAEGQRRYVESLSAYARQFLGRMDKPDLDYIEGLSPAISIEQKTTHRNPRSTVGTVTEIYDYYRLLYARIGIPHCPSCGREIKEQSVDQMVDTIMAFSERTRVQILAPVIRGKKGEHQKIIEDARKAGFVRARIDGLLVNLEDDIKLDKQKKHTIEIVVDRLVIGPEIRSRLAESVETALDLAEGIMQVLRSNGQEEDELFFSRQSACPECGISIPELQPRLFSFNNPFGACPACTGLGIKMEFDPDLIIPDKSLSFNEGGCIPYNPESAWNRSRFESLAKHLHFSLDTPFAELPKKVMDAILYGTDEAIDVVYENRERTGKFEYKSRFPGILEDLKRRYRESQSQGIKDWLEKFMSQKPCEVCGGRRLKPEALAVTVGGRNIHELSSLSVADSLQFFETIHFTDTERTIAKQILKEITARLGFMKNVGLDYLTLERKAATLSGGEAQRIRLATQIGSSLVGVLYILDEPSIGLHQRDNQRLIDTLLYLRDIGNTLIVVEHDEQTLRTADYIVDLGPGAGVHGGRVIAQGTPQEVMAVPESLTGQYLSGALFMEIPKKRRKGNGNYIRLKNATEHNLKGIDISIPLGAFTCITGVSGSGKSTLLSDVLFPAISNRVSNTSYPEGAYEAIEGVEYIDKVINIDQSPIGRTPRSNPATYVGVFSGIRDLFASLPEAKSRGYKPGRFSFNVKGGRCEHCQGDGTIKIEMNFLPDVYITCDVCHGKRFNKETLEVRYKGKNIAEVLDMTIEEAAEFFAFIPHIERKLDTLLSVGLGYIKLGQSALTLSGGEAQRVKLALELSKRSTGKTLYILDEPTTGLHFADVKQLMEVIQRLVDGGNTVIMIEHNLDVILQADYIIDLGPEGGDRGGSIVTTGTPEEVAACDKSYTGYYIREQLERSLNN